In Acaryochloris marina S15, a single genomic region encodes these proteins:
- a CDS encoding SLC13 family permease: MEPILQTFLVTGLTFLCFVFEWLPPDLTAICVMVVLMLLGLVNTTEGLSGFSNPATITVMAMFILSSGIARTGAIQMASEFLLKWGGKRPAKHMLIMGAVIGPFTAIINNVAIVSVFLPVVEDWSRQRRIPVSKLMIPLSYITILGGMITVLGTSTSVLASGLSSDLGLGSFDIFQFTALSLCTFTAGLIYMATIGHRLLPNRKTSSSLSQGYGLKDYVSEVVVTPQSNLVGQTVRSSLIQRIYDVDILELIHDDNHFPQPLADKTLSAGDILLVRGGREDLLKIRDGQGLEILPDVQFGQKSWQADISAEEGAAEAMVLADSNLVGSTLKDLRFRQRYNCTVLAIRRGQELVRDRLGKVRLRFGDLLLVQGPKQSLVGLQTSKELLVMEQRDVENLRRDKAWIAIAIGLLVVGVAGTKQFSIAVTALAGVMLMVLTGCLKPGELYRAVRWDVVFLLAGLFPLGIAMKKSGATQLIADQLISVGGQLSGYWLLTLFFVLTALLTEILSNNATVILLLPVAVQVAQELGYNPFAFMFVVTFAASNSFMTPIGYQTNTMVYGTGGYRFLDFMRVGGPLSLLMALITPPLIILLYGLEPLS, encoded by the coding sequence ATGGAGCCAATTCTTCAGACCTTTTTGGTGACAGGACTAACATTCCTCTGTTTTGTTTTTGAATGGTTACCCCCTGATCTGACGGCAATCTGCGTCATGGTCGTTCTAATGTTGCTGGGACTCGTAAACACAACAGAAGGATTATCTGGATTTAGCAATCCCGCCACGATCACGGTGATGGCTATGTTTATTCTCAGTTCGGGGATTGCGCGGACTGGGGCCATTCAAATGGCCAGCGAGTTTTTGCTCAAATGGGGGGGCAAACGACCCGCAAAACACATGCTGATCATGGGTGCTGTCATTGGCCCTTTTACCGCCATTATCAATAACGTCGCGATTGTCTCCGTTTTTCTACCCGTCGTCGAAGATTGGAGTCGCCAACGCCGCATTCCAGTGTCCAAATTAATGATTCCGCTGTCCTACATCACGATTTTGGGTGGCATGATTACGGTTCTGGGCACCTCTACGAGCGTTTTGGCAAGCGGCTTATCGTCAGATCTAGGCTTAGGTTCTTTTGATATTTTTCAATTTACGGCTCTGAGTTTATGTACATTTACGGCGGGCCTGATTTACATGGCCACCATTGGCCATCGGTTGCTACCGAATCGGAAGACCTCTTCCAGCTTGAGTCAAGGGTATGGGTTGAAGGACTATGTCAGTGAGGTCGTGGTTACCCCTCAGTCAAATTTGGTGGGGCAAACCGTTCGTTCCAGTCTGATTCAGCGGATATATGACGTTGACATTTTGGAACTGATCCATGATGACAACCATTTCCCTCAACCCCTTGCCGATAAAACCCTGTCAGCTGGAGATATTTTGCTGGTTCGTGGGGGCCGAGAAGATTTACTGAAAATTCGGGATGGCCAAGGCTTAGAAATTCTGCCAGATGTGCAATTTGGTCAAAAATCCTGGCAAGCCGATATCAGTGCTGAGGAAGGGGCAGCTGAAGCCATGGTACTGGCGGATTCTAACCTAGTTGGTTCAACGCTTAAAGATTTACGATTCCGCCAACGCTACAACTGCACAGTGTTAGCAATTCGGCGGGGACAAGAGTTAGTACGAGATCGTTTAGGAAAAGTTCGACTCCGATTTGGTGACTTGTTGTTGGTGCAAGGCCCCAAGCAAAGTTTGGTGGGTTTGCAGACCAGCAAAGAGTTGTTGGTGATGGAACAGCGAGATGTTGAAAATCTCCGACGGGACAAAGCGTGGATTGCGATCGCAATTGGTCTCCTGGTCGTAGGCGTCGCTGGCACCAAACAATTCTCCATTGCCGTAACCGCCTTGGCTGGGGTGATGTTAATGGTCTTAACAGGCTGTCTAAAACCCGGAGAACTCTATCGAGCCGTCCGTTGGGATGTGGTATTTTTGCTTGCTGGCTTATTCCCTTTGGGGATTGCCATGAAGAAGTCTGGTGCGACCCAACTGATAGCCGATCAACTTATTTCAGTTGGGGGACAATTATCAGGCTATTGGCTACTCACCCTGTTTTTTGTTCTAACGGCGCTACTGACTGAGATTCTCTCCAACAACGCCACTGTAATTTTGCTGTTGCCAGTGGCCGTCCAAGTTGCCCAGGAACTTGGCTATAACCCCTTTGCCTTTATGTTTGTCGTGACCTTTGCGGCCTCGAACAGCTTTATGACCCCGATTGGCTATCAAACCAACACGATGGTTTACGGAACGGGGGGCTATCGCTTTCTAGATTTTATGCGGGTGGGTGGCCCCTTGAGTCTATTAATGGCACTGATCACCCCACCACTCATCATTTTGCTATATGGCTTAGAGCCTCTTTCCTAA
- a CDS encoding heavy metal-responsive transcriptional regulator, giving the protein MNRVSDVARTFGLNPQTLYYYERIGLIPAPERNDSGYRVFNDQDLARLSLIERAKTLGLTLDEIKEILVLQAGNTLTCGEIHERLLKKLEQIESKIIQLQELKAELLPLIHRCEEQLSQQQIHTDCGVFKENEISIGTS; this is encoded by the coding sequence ATGAACCGTGTTAGCGATGTTGCTCGAACCTTTGGCCTTAATCCTCAGACCCTCTATTACTATGAGCGGATTGGCCTCATTCCTGCGCCAGAGAGAAATGACTCCGGATATCGAGTCTTCAATGATCAAGATTTGGCCCGTTTATCTCTTATAGAGCGAGCAAAAACGTTAGGGCTAACCCTAGACGAGATTAAAGAGATCTTGGTACTACAAGCCGGGAATACCTTAACTTGCGGTGAAATTCATGAACGACTACTCAAAAAGCTTGAACAGATCGAAAGCAAAATCATTCAGCTCCAAGAACTAAAAGCAGAATTACTACCGCTTATCCATCGATGTGAAGAGCAACTCAGCCAACAGCAAATTCATACAGATTGTGGCGTTTTTAAAGAAAACGAAATATCTATAGGCACAAGCTAG
- the glyS gene encoding glycine--tRNA ligase subunit beta, whose amino-acid sequence MATFLLEVGTEELPASFVESAIQQWRSQIPNSLKEHLLTPKSLKVYGTPRRLAILAEGLPEQQPDQTEEVKGPPAKAAFKDGQPTKAAEGFARKQGVGIADFELRDTEKGEFIFIQKTTLGKPAVEVLAALIPDWIFGLDGKRFMRWSDGEVKFSRPIRWLVSLLDDHLIPIKLENSTGTITSDRISSGHRVLHPEPVTIKHPQDYVATLEKASVQVDPGQRQTLIQEQIHACAQSVKGKAVISEDLLTEVTYLVEWPTAVVGGFESEFLELPSEVITTEMVSHQRYFPVEASKEAKLLPHFITISNGDPAKSEIISFGNERVIRARLADGQFFYKADQALSLADYLPKLETVTFQKDLGSVRAKVDRIQANAQRIAQQLKLDKKTTQQVERAALLCKADLVTQMVGEFPELQGVMGEKYAIASGESTEIATAIVEHYLPKGANDQLPQTLVGQIVGIADRLDTLVSIFGLGMIPTGSSDPFALRRAANAILNIVWAANLDLNLDQLLTETITAFTKTFAKFQPDVQKLHDFFGQRLRSLLQDEQNIDYDLVNAVLGENGEHAQRVLVDVLDGRDRAQFLQTIRTDGTLNTIYETVNRAARLATKGDLPTDVLDPKDLVNPKLFEQSSEQAFYDGLLKLLPQTEAAQASRDYQQLVQGLAEIAPAVSQFFDGDDSVLVMAEDADLRTNRLNLLGLLRNHALVLGDFGAIVKS is encoded by the coding sequence ATGGCGACGTTTTTATTAGAAGTGGGTACAGAAGAGTTGCCCGCAAGTTTTGTAGAATCGGCGATTCAGCAATGGAGATCGCAAATTCCTAACAGTCTAAAAGAACATCTCCTGACCCCAAAATCCCTCAAGGTTTATGGTACGCCCAGACGACTCGCCATATTGGCTGAAGGCTTGCCAGAACAGCAGCCTGACCAAACTGAAGAGGTCAAAGGTCCTCCTGCCAAAGCCGCGTTTAAGGACGGCCAACCGACCAAAGCCGCCGAAGGATTTGCCCGTAAACAAGGGGTTGGTATTGCTGATTTTGAATTGCGCGATACGGAGAAAGGTGAGTTTATCTTTATCCAGAAAACGACCCTGGGTAAGCCTGCGGTTGAAGTTTTAGCCGCCCTGATTCCAGATTGGATTTTTGGCCTAGACGGTAAGCGGTTTATGCGTTGGAGCGATGGAGAAGTTAAATTCTCCCGGCCGATTCGATGGTTGGTATCGCTGTTGGACGATCATCTTATACCTATTAAATTGGAGAATTCAACAGGTACGATAACTAGCGATCGCATTTCCAGTGGTCATCGGGTGCTCCACCCTGAACCGGTGACGATCAAGCATCCCCAAGACTATGTTGCCACCTTAGAAAAGGCTTCTGTACAGGTGGATCCAGGCCAGCGCCAAACTTTAATTCAAGAGCAGATTCACGCCTGTGCCCAGTCCGTTAAAGGCAAAGCCGTCATTTCCGAAGATCTGCTGACGGAAGTGACCTATTTAGTGGAATGGCCTACCGCCGTAGTGGGGGGCTTTGAGTCAGAATTTCTGGAGCTGCCTTCCGAGGTAATTACGACAGAAATGGTGAGCCATCAGCGCTATTTCCCCGTTGAGGCTAGTAAAGAAGCTAAGCTTTTGCCTCACTTCATCACGATTTCCAACGGCGATCCAGCGAAGTCAGAGATTATCTCGTTTGGGAATGAACGGGTGATTCGGGCTCGGTTAGCCGATGGTCAGTTTTTCTATAAAGCGGATCAGGCGCTGTCTCTTGCGGATTATTTACCGAAGCTAGAAACGGTGACCTTCCAGAAAGATTTAGGATCTGTACGGGCCAAGGTGGATCGTATTCAGGCTAACGCCCAACGCATTGCCCAGCAGCTCAAGCTCGATAAAAAGACGACTCAACAGGTAGAGCGGGCAGCCTTGCTTTGTAAAGCAGATTTGGTGACCCAAATGGTAGGTGAGTTTCCTGAATTGCAGGGAGTGATGGGTGAGAAATATGCGATCGCAAGTGGTGAATCCACCGAAATTGCCACTGCTATCGTTGAACATTACCTACCCAAAGGGGCCAACGATCAGCTCCCACAGACTCTTGTAGGGCAGATCGTCGGTATTGCCGATCGATTGGATACCCTAGTCAGTATTTTCGGCCTAGGGATGATTCCCACCGGGTCGTCCGATCCATTTGCTTTGCGCCGGGCAGCCAATGCCATTCTCAATATCGTTTGGGCTGCCAATCTAGATCTCAACCTAGATCAACTACTCACAGAAACCATCACTGCCTTTACCAAGACCTTTGCTAAATTCCAGCCCGATGTCCAAAAGCTTCATGACTTTTTTGGGCAACGACTACGCAGTTTGCTTCAGGATGAGCAGAACATTGACTACGACTTAGTCAATGCAGTCTTAGGCGAAAATGGTGAGCATGCCCAGCGGGTGCTGGTGGATGTGCTAGATGGCCGCGATCGCGCTCAATTTCTGCAGACCATCCGCACCGATGGCACGTTAAACACGATTTATGAAACCGTCAACCGAGCTGCTCGACTGGCGACGAAAGGCGATTTGCCAACCGATGTGCTGGATCCGAAAGACCTTGTGAATCCGAAGCTGTTTGAACAGTCATCCGAACAGGCTTTTTATGATGGCTTACTCAAGCTCTTACCTCAAACTGAGGCAGCCCAAGCTTCTCGAGACTATCAACAGCTTGTCCAGGGCTTAGCAGAAATTGCGCCTGCAGTGAGCCAATTTTTTGATGGCGACGATAGTGTTTTAGTTATGGCAGAAGATGCTGATTTGCGCACTAACCGCTTGAACTTACTGGGATTATTGCGCAATCACGCCCTCGTGCTAGGTGACTTCGGAGCCATCGTCAAAAGCTAG
- a CDS encoding WG repeat-containing protein, translating to MTYLFRSLSIVGLGCAIAGGCLSSIANRPLLSLPALAQAASPPSQSQSAQGNPLFQIRQNDKLGFINRSGKIVVSPQYDDSHAFSEGLAVAQLGEKYGYVNPRGQWVIKPQFELAEDFSEGLAAAMINDQLGYINASGQWVIKPQFFLVGPFSEGMARVLIGKKYGFINRQGKVVVPAQYNLAHDFSNGLAKVQLRGRVGFINKSGQTVIAPQFYEASPFQEGLAAVETNQKWRYIQPNGQFAHVAQFDRAWAFSEGLGLVRMGLKYGFISKTGKIVIAPKFDRAGSFSEGKAWVTVGNKQGYINKTGAFVISPRFDEASNFKQGLALIKTGGKAGYVNPSGQIVWQSP from the coding sequence ATGACTTATCTTTTTCGTAGCTTATCGATTGTTGGTTTGGGATGTGCGATAGCCGGTGGCTGCCTTTCGAGCATCGCCAATCGACCGCTGCTTTCCCTGCCTGCCCTAGCCCAAGCCGCTTCTCCCCCCAGCCAATCTCAATCGGCTCAGGGCAATCCCCTCTTTCAGATTCGCCAGAATGACAAGCTGGGTTTTATCAATCGCTCAGGCAAAATTGTGGTGTCACCTCAGTATGACGATAGCCATGCTTTTTCAGAGGGGTTAGCAGTGGCTCAACTTGGCGAAAAATATGGCTATGTCAACCCTCGGGGGCAATGGGTGATTAAGCCCCAATTTGAGCTGGCAGAAGATTTTTCTGAAGGCTTAGCTGCTGCCATGATCAATGATCAGCTGGGCTATATTAATGCTTCGGGTCAATGGGTGATCAAGCCCCAATTCTTTTTGGTAGGACCGTTTTCAGAAGGAATGGCACGGGTCTTGATTGGTAAAAAGTATGGCTTTATTAACCGTCAAGGAAAAGTGGTGGTTCCGGCACAATATAATCTAGCCCACGACTTTTCCAATGGCCTCGCCAAGGTCCAGCTTAGAGGCCGGGTGGGGTTTATCAATAAATCAGGACAAACCGTTATTGCTCCCCAGTTTTATGAAGCCTCGCCGTTTCAAGAGGGGCTGGCAGCGGTGGAAACGAATCAAAAATGGCGCTATATCCAACCGAACGGCCAATTTGCCCATGTGGCCCAATTTGATCGAGCCTGGGCATTTAGCGAGGGCTTAGGACTGGTTCGTATGGGCCTCAAATATGGCTTTATCAGTAAAACTGGGAAAATCGTGATTGCCCCTAAGTTTGATCGGGCTGGCTCTTTTTCTGAAGGCAAGGCCTGGGTCACGGTTGGTAACAAGCAGGGCTATATCAACAAGACGGGTGCGTTTGTGATTTCACCTCGCTTTGATGAAGCCAGCAACTTCAAGCAAGGATTAGCTCTGATTAAGACAGGGGGCAAAGCAGGATATGTGAATCCATCGGGCCAAATCGTTTGGCAAAGTCCTTGA
- a CDS encoding pitrilysin family protein translates to MAAPPLLNPTCHRTPEGLMIIAEHLPVDAVNFSLWVNAGSAVEADAINGMAHFLEHMVFKGTERLPEGAFERQVEARGGVTNAVTSQDYTCFYVTVAPRDFNAIAPLQIDLALNARLDAESFERERLVVLEEIRRSDDNVRRRLFRQAMTLGYAQLPYRRPVLGPAEVIQSLAPKQMYDYHRSWYHPENLTAVVVGNLPVEQMIETVAQEFATPSSPPPSAPVQAIEPPFVDITRQTVVDLKLTQARLVLLWRVPGIQQLSQTYALDVLAKILGGGRNARLVKSLREEKQWVERISVSNLTQVWQGLFWISAQVPPENLERVEAEIIRHLQQLQDEPLPASELERRQRQMVNQHLFGTESPSSRAGLYGYHHAIAHNLEAGLQYPQYIQQLTLADLQQAAQTYLSTTAYRVLTVLPEA, encoded by the coding sequence ATGGCAGCTCCCCCTTTACTGAATCCCACCTGCCACCGTACCCCTGAAGGGTTAATGATTATTGCAGAGCATCTACCCGTGGATGCGGTCAACTTTAGCCTTTGGGTGAATGCTGGCTCGGCGGTGGAAGCTGATGCCATCAATGGTATGGCTCATTTCTTAGAGCATATGGTGTTTAAGGGGACAGAGCGGCTCCCAGAAGGTGCGTTTGAACGCCAAGTGGAGGCCCGAGGCGGCGTTACCAATGCCGTCACGAGTCAGGACTACACCTGCTTTTACGTCACTGTTGCTCCTCGGGATTTTAATGCGATCGCACCGTTGCAAATTGATCTGGCCCTCAATGCCCGTCTAGATGCCGAGAGCTTTGAGCGAGAACGGCTGGTGGTGCTGGAGGAAATTCGCCGTTCTGACGATAATGTTCGCCGTCGACTATTTCGGCAAGCCATGACCTTGGGATATGCCCAATTACCCTATCGGCGACCTGTTCTGGGTCCTGCTGAGGTAATCCAATCCCTTGCTCCCAAGCAAATGTATGACTATCATCGGTCTTGGTATCATCCTGAAAATCTAACCGCTGTTGTGGTGGGTAATCTGCCCGTGGAGCAGATGATCGAAACCGTTGCTCAAGAATTTGCCACACCCTCTAGTCCTCCTCCCTCGGCCCCAGTCCAGGCCATCGAGCCGCCTTTTGTTGACATCACTCGTCAAACAGTCGTTGACCTTAAACTGACCCAGGCTCGCTTAGTGTTGCTATGGCGGGTACCCGGAATTCAACAGCTCTCTCAAACCTATGCCTTAGATGTCCTAGCCAAAATTTTAGGAGGTGGACGAAACGCGCGCTTAGTTAAATCCCTACGAGAAGAGAAGCAGTGGGTTGAGCGCATCTCTGTCAGTAACCTCACTCAGGTATGGCAAGGGTTATTTTGGATCTCCGCCCAGGTGCCGCCAGAGAATTTGGAGCGGGTAGAAGCGGAAATTATCCGTCATTTACAGCAGCTCCAAGATGAACCGTTGCCCGCATCAGAGTTAGAACGACGACAACGGCAAATGGTGAACCAGCATTTATTTGGTACTGAAAGCCCGTCTAGTCGAGCCGGTCTGTATGGATACCACCATGCGATCGCCCATAACCTAGAAGCTGGCCTGCAGTATCCACAGTATATTCAGCAACTGACCCTAGCTGATCTGCAACAGGCTGCTCAGACTTACCTCTCCACCACGGCTTATCGGGTATTAACAGTACTGCCAGAGGCTTAA
- the arsC gene encoding arsenate reductase, glutathione/glutaredoxin type, with the protein MKRIMFVCKHNSRRSHMAEGFARSIAGNKIAVASAGLEASQVDPLTIQVMQEVGVDISNHTSNALAEFEPPDFEAVISLCGCGVNLPEAWVTRPIFADWQLEDPAGQSIEVFRIIRDQVKRHVQGLVETVSL; encoded by the coding sequence ATGAAACGTATCATGTTTGTTTGTAAGCATAATTCTCGTCGCTCCCATATGGCTGAAGGATTTGCAAGGTCAATCGCGGGTAACAAGATTGCAGTAGCGAGTGCTGGCTTAGAAGCCAGCCAGGTCGATCCTCTTACCATTCAAGTGATGCAAGAGGTGGGAGTCGACATTAGCAATCACACCTCCAATGCCTTAGCTGAATTTGAGCCCCCAGACTTTGAGGCCGTCATTTCTTTATGCGGTTGTGGGGTTAATCTACCGGAAGCCTGGGTGACTCGACCGATATTTGCGGATTGGCAGCTAGAAGATCCGGCTGGACAATCGATTGAAGTCTTCCGTATTATCCGTGATCAGGTTAAACGACATGTCCAAGGTTTGGTAGAGACAGTCAGCCTTTGA
- a CDS encoding inositol monophosphatase family protein has product MQTFWTSIVTFAHTVTQQVGERLLTEYGKVQATSKSDGSLVTQSDQWADHYLRQAIATAFPEHGVLSEEAEHIFPGNDWCWVIDPIDGTTNFSRGVPIWGTSLGLLYQGVPVFGCVHFPPLGQTFHGFWSAPEQKDGAFCNQIPIQTRPDKPSGDQCFSLCARSLSVLKKPFPCKLRMLGSASYNLLIVAQGVTIGAVEATPKIWDIAGVWPIIQAAGGAWLSLAPDPIFPLTVGQNYSQVAYPTLALSQAQWVEQFVPLVTSIGQPQTTS; this is encoded by the coding sequence ATGCAAACATTCTGGACTTCTATTGTCACTTTTGCCCACACCGTTACACAACAAGTTGGGGAACGCTTACTCACTGAATATGGGAAAGTTCAAGCGACGTCTAAGTCCGATGGCAGCTTAGTCACGCAGTCAGACCAATGGGCCGATCACTATTTGCGTCAGGCCATTGCGACTGCTTTCCCAGAACATGGGGTATTGAGCGAAGAAGCAGAACATATTTTCCCTGGCAACGACTGGTGTTGGGTGATTGATCCGATTGATGGCACCACTAATTTTTCTCGCGGTGTCCCCATTTGGGGCACCTCCCTAGGATTGCTTTATCAAGGGGTTCCAGTGTTTGGCTGTGTTCACTTCCCCCCCTTAGGGCAAACCTTTCATGGGTTTTGGTCTGCTCCAGAGCAAAAAGACGGGGCCTTTTGCAATCAAATACCCATCCAAACCCGTCCAGATAAACCTTCTGGAGATCAATGTTTCAGTCTCTGTGCCCGGAGTCTTTCAGTGTTAAAAAAACCATTCCCCTGCAAACTTCGCATGCTGGGGTCTGCAAGTTACAACCTGCTAATCGTTGCTCAAGGCGTGACGATTGGCGCAGTAGAAGCAACCCCCAAGATTTGGGATATTGCTGGAGTTTGGCCCATTATCCAAGCCGCTGGAGGGGCATGGCTCTCCTTAGCACCTGACCCTATTTTTCCGTTAACCGTTGGGCAAAATTATAGCCAGGTTGCCTATCCTACCTTGGCCCTCAGTCAGGCCCAGTGGGTAGAACAATTTGTCCCCCTTGTTACTTCCATTGGCCAGCCTCAAACAACGTCATAA
- a CDS encoding transposase, whose amino-acid sequence MFEILPLLDCLHPYINQTTQKQLSVIISAMLAMSGRVTMLGISRWAGKGGSYRSVQRFFYTTICWPNLLWVFFREHCWRRHDTYLLVGDEVVVTKAGKHTYGLGRFFSSLYQQPVRGLAFFGLSLVSIEQGHAYPVRIEQVIRAPQPQILPKVEKKRGRGRPKGSKNQDKTSVSLNRELLHIKSMITALLELMWGSLSPTHLALDGHFGNNYAVQMARRVGLHLVSKLRYDSALYLPYQGANSKRKYGQKLNPRQIDEPFLCERFCDKGIQTEIFQVPQVLHKEFAQALNVVIIVKTNLSTHAQVHVILFSSDLELAYQNVIDYYSLRFQIEFNFREAKQFWGLEDFMNTTQTAVTNAVNLSFFMVNLSERLLRDCRHDNAIFSVLDLKACCRGYRYVEEVLKLLPQKPEPISWAQIIAKVANLGAIHPRQASEKPE is encoded by the coding sequence ATGTTTGAGATCCTACCGCTTTTAGATTGCTTGCATCCTTACATCAATCAGACAACCCAGAAACAGCTGAGCGTCATTATCAGCGCTATGTTGGCGATGAGTGGTCGTGTCACCATGCTAGGGATATCCCGCTGGGCCGGTAAGGGGGGTAGCTATCGGAGTGTCCAGCGTTTTTTCTACACAACCATTTGCTGGCCGAACCTCCTGTGGGTGTTTTTCCGTGAGCACTGCTGGCGTCGCCACGACACCTATCTTCTCGTGGGAGACGAAGTCGTGGTGACCAAAGCTGGCAAACACACCTATGGTCTAGGTCGCTTCTTTTCAAGTTTGTATCAGCAGCCAGTGCGCGGTCTCGCGTTCTTTGGTTTATCGTTAGTGAGCATTGAGCAAGGTCATGCTTATCCAGTGCGTATTGAGCAAGTGATTCGAGCCCCTCAGCCCCAAATCTTGCCCAAAGTCGAGAAGAAACGAGGTCGGGGTCGGCCCAAAGGCTCCAAAAATCAAGACAAAACATCTGTGAGTCTCAATCGAGAATTACTACACATCAAAAGTATGATCACGGCCCTGCTGGAGCTGATGTGGGGAAGCCTATCACCGACTCATTTGGCCCTGGATGGACACTTTGGCAACAACTATGCCGTGCAAATGGCCCGCCGGGTGGGACTCCATTTGGTCTCCAAATTACGGTATGACTCCGCCTTGTATCTCCCCTACCAAGGGGCCAACAGCAAACGCAAATATGGACAGAAGCTCAATCCCCGCCAGATCGATGAACCATTTCTGTGTGAGCGCTTCTGCGATAAAGGTATTCAAACCGAGATTTTCCAAGTCCCACAGGTCCTCCATAAGGAATTTGCCCAAGCTCTCAATGTCGTCATTATTGTCAAAACGAACCTGAGCACCCATGCACAAGTTCACGTCATTTTGTTTAGCAGTGATTTGGAGTTAGCCTACCAGAACGTGATTGACTATTACTCCCTCCGATTCCAGATTGAGTTTAATTTCAGGGAGGCCAAGCAGTTCTGGGGCTTGGAAGATTTCATGAACACCACTCAAACCGCAGTGACCAATGCAGTGAATCTGTCTTTCTTTATGGTCAATCTCTCTGAGCGTCTATTGCGAGACTGCCGGCACGACAATGCCATATTCAGTGTGCTGGACTTGAAGGCTTGCTGTCGTGGGTACCGCTATGTTGAGGAGGTCTTGAAATTACTTCCGCAAAAACCAGAGCCTATTTCTTGGGCACAGATTATTGCTAAGGTAGCCAACTTAGGCGCGATACATCCTAGACAAGCATCCGAAAAACCTGAATGA
- a CDS encoding IS630 family transposase (programmed frameshift), which produces MNRTQAFRDKPFDVDEWQKFYNRNQQQYIRQRLTAIKLLHEGQSRAQASKQVGCRYDTLTCWIDKFLDGGLRGLVQPIRHRKPSRLPPEQQQQLKEMVLTQHPTDYGIDRNMWTGAILSVVIEQRFEVQLKDSRIYELLSELGLSYQRAHRDYANADPQAQQEWVAAVKKLQSLQPGERIVFFDEFAVSERPNLFYGWAERNTRPEVPSNERARKKLNGFLCVDAHSGEEYFGISPYSKTEDVSEYFADLCSECVESGYTQLCIILDNNPTHKLKMQSQLAVHLEQMGLAQSIQVEFLYLPSYSPKLNLVEYVIHLLRLRLLHHLPIGTTLPQIRQQLFQFITSNQFLSAAQVQKTLNHIFSLAP; this is translated from the exons GTGAACCGAACACAAGCCTTTCGAGATAAGCCTTTTGATGTAGATGAGTGGCAGAAATTCTACAATCGCAATCAACAACAATACATTCGCCAGCGATTAACCGCTATTAAACTCTTGCATGAAGGACAGAGTCGTGCCCAAGCGAGTAAGCAAGTAGGGTGTCGCTATGACACTTTAACGTGTTGGATAGACAAATTTCTCGACGGCGGACTGAGAGGTTTAGTCCAACCCATTCGACATCGAAAACCAAGTCGGTTGCCTCCAGAACAACAACAGCAACTCAAAGAAATGGTGCTAACACAACACCCGACAGACTATGGCATTGATCGCAATATGTGGACGGGGGCTATTTTGTCAGTTGTAATTGAGCAACGCTTCGAGGTGCAGTTGAAAGACTCTCGTATTTATGAATTGCTCTCGGAGTTGGGGTTGTCTTACCAGCGAGCCCACCGCGACTATGCAAATGCTGATCCGCAAGCCCAGCAAGAATGGGTAGCAGCAGTA AAAAAACTGCAATCGCTACAACCAGGTGAGCGCATCGTATTTTTTGATGAGTTTGCTGTCTCTGAGCGTCCCAATTTATTCTATGGCTGGGCAGAACGCAATACTCGTCCAGAGGTTCCGAGCAATGAGCGGGCTCGCAAGAAACTCAACGGTTTCCTTTGTGTTGATGCCCATAGTGGCGAGGAGTATTTTGGAATAAGCCCATATTCCAAAACAGAAGATGTATCAGAGTACTTTGCAGACCTATGCTCCGAATGCGTTGAATCAGGCTACACTCAACTGTGCATTATTCTCGATAACAATCCGACTCATAAGCTCAAAATGCAGTCCCAGCTGGCTGTTCATCTAGAGCAAATGGGACTGGCCCAATCGATTCAAGTTGAGTTTTTGTATCTGCCGTCCTACTCTCCCAAGCTAAACTTGGTCGAATATGTGATTCACTTACTGAGATTGCGATTGCTGCATCATCTCCCCATTGGAACGACACTTCCGCAAATCAGACAACAGCTCTTTCAGTTCATTACCTCAAACCAGTTTCTATCGGCAGCACAAGTCCAAAAAACGCTTAATCATATCTTTTCACTCGCGCCCTAA